The nucleotide window AAGACCTCGTCGATGGTGACGTGGCCGTCGAGTTCGGGGAGGTTGCCCTTGAACTTGCTGACCGGGTGGTTGTAGCGGCCCTCGGGGTCGGCCATGTAGACGTAGAAGGTCTCCAGGACCGAGGCCAGCTCCTGCGGGTGGGTGACCAGCCGGCGGGCGGTGTAGTGGATGAACTCCCGCGCGTGGCGTGCCTCGTCGCCGCTCGCGCGCTTCATGATCTTGGCGATGACCGGCTCCTCCGCGACCCGGCTCACGCACTTGTACATGTGGTTGGTGGCGATCTCGGAGATTATGTTGGTGGCCAGGGTCGCCGACGGGGTGATGCCGGGCGGGTACGGCGCCCGCATCGCGTTGATCTGCTCGTAGGCGACGTCGCTGCCGGCCAGCCGCAGCCACTTCTTGAACGCCAGGTGGTGCTGGAGCTCCTGGTATCCCCACAGGCACACGAAAGCCGAGAAGTCGTAGTCGTCGACGAACTCGTTGAAGAAGCCGTGCTGGGCGGCTATCGAGTTGGACTCGCCCATGACGGCGCCCATCGCGAAGGCGATGTACTCCGGCCGCACCAGGTCGGGGCGGAAGTCGTCCCACGGGATGTCGCTCATCTCCCACGAGGCGTTCTGGTACGCGGGGAAGACGTCGTAGCTGTGCAGCGGCTCCGCTTCCGGGTCCCGTGCGGTCTCGATCTTGAAAGGGGTGGTCACGTGGTTTCCTCCGGTTCGGTTCGGCTGACGGGCCGGGTGCCGGCCGCCCCCGTGCCGGCCGACGCCGACAGTTGTTCGCGGGTGCGGGTGCGCTGCCACTTGCCGCTGGTGGTGCGGGGAATCGAGCGTGGTTTGACCATGTGCACGAGGACGTCGGTGAAGTCCATCTCCTGGACGATCCGGGTGGCGATCTGCGTGTCCAGGTCGGCGGCGGCCTTCTTCGGGTCGGCCTCGACCACGACGCGGACCACTTCACGGCCGTCGTCGGTGACGTCGGAGAAGGCCACACAGCGCTTGCGGTAGACCCCCGGCACCTCCCGGGCCACGGCCTCGATGTCGTCGGGGTAGTAGTTCTGGCCGCGGACGATGACCATGTCCTTGATGCGGCCGGTCACGAAGAGATCGCCGCTGTCCTGGAACCCGACGTCGCCGGTGCGGAACCAGCGTCCGTCGAAGGCGGCCGCGGTGGCCTCGGGCGCGTTGTAGTAGCCGGTCGTCACGGCCCGGCCGGCGATCTGCACCTCACCCGACTCACCGGGCGCGCACACCCGGCCGTCCTCCGCGACCAGACGCATCTCGATGCCGTGCACGGGGCGGCCGACCGCCACCACGTCCTTGGCGCCCCGGTCGCCGCGGGCCACCGGGACCGCCCGGCCGGAGGCGGCCATCTCGGCCCGGTCGACGGAGAGGACGCGTACCGGGCTGCCGGGTTCGGGGAAGGTG belongs to Streptomyces sp. V3I8 and includes:
- a CDS encoding ferritin-like domain-containing protein; the encoded protein is MTTPFKIETARDPEAEPLHSYDVFPAYQNASWEMSDIPWDDFRPDLVRPEYIAFAMGAVMGESNSIAAQHGFFNEFVDDYDFSAFVCLWGYQELQHHLAFKKWLRLAGSDVAYEQINAMRAPYPPGITPSATLATNIISEIATNHMYKCVSRVAEEPVIAKIMKRASGDEARHAREFIHYTARRLVTHPQELASVLETFYVYMADPEGRYNHPVSKFKGNLPELDGHVTIDEVFRYFGEVDDGTEWARIHKQLFDTLAELTGRPVEKLRDIRRILADLPSAGDGAR